The DNA segment AGTTTTGATATATTCCAATAACTTTTTTCCTCATTATTGGTGTAGATAAAATGAGTTAGGTAATAAATTCATTACCTCACTAgagtgaaaatgaaattttgctttttttatttttattttccttctTATCACTTTCTACATCACTCgcataatttttcttaattatgcTGTACTGAcacttttttataaaatgtttaattttttacccCTATCTTTTACGAGTTTCTATTCAATTTGCAACCTGATCTACAGTCATGTTCAGATAAATCtgggacaattttatttttcgaagGTAATATGGGCTGAACATTGAACAATATTTCCATGGATTTTTTGCtgctagaaaaaatagcaggtttcatttatttgtcaaaattgacatgtGATTATACTTTTCAATATTACCGCAAAATGcctaatgataataaaataacgaccattaaattattaatttgagccaaaatatttttttaaataaaatgttaactaATTAACTGCTTGAAGTCACATTatttaaaacccaaaaaagaagttgtcccagatttatttgaacatgacTGTACATCTTTCTCTTGCTGTTGTTCTATTCTGCTTCAATGAAAACATCCAGTAATAGAAAATCTAAGATGCTGCAGTCAAAAAACCTCTTGGTCTCATACCTAATTAAATTCTTCTTATGATCCTTTCTTTTGTGGTTGGCGTTTTGCGATCTCTGAAAATCTTCCAAGTAGGAGgattttcacaattaacaCCACAAAACTTTTTCAAGCCGAAGTtgcatttcttttagtttttgtacTTTTCTTGGTCAATATTAGCAGCACTGTCTTCATATTCAATGTTATATTATGGTAATTTTGTTCTAgcgataataattattgtagttTTATTGATTAGAAAATCGCATTTTAtctaaacaacaaaaaagatATTCTTTCTGTTAAAATCATGACTATCGTAATTAATTTACTTGtttccaaaatattttccaacaataaatgaataatctcgtaacagatattttttgttataagtACACATACTTCATTATTTCCTTTTATGTCTACCGGCCATCCTGTACCATCACTAAGctcgtttcatattttttttttctatcgaTTCTTTTTTGTGCCATTTTTAAACGCCATCAAGATCCACTTTCCGCCCACAAAAAGCGATAAAAATCAAACAGTGCGATAATAAGCCCAGACAATTTTCCCTGGACTGACTTGGCATTAGAAAATTGCCTCGAccacataaaaataaatacttatCATTTCCGGCGAAACTAAACCCGACCCAGCGATAAAAATCTCACTTGACGACCGATTCGTCGGTGCCTCAGGAGCAAATCGACTAACTTTTACGACAGCTCCGTAATTTATGTGATTGATTGATGTTGACATaaatcaaagaaataaatttttcattcgaTCAGAAAATATCACAGTTTTcaacaaaattcacaaactCGTCAACGTTACCTGAAAACGCTTACATAACAACCCTCATACGTAAAAATAAACGTCCTAGTTTCGAAATTAACACACTAATAAAGTATTAACGCCAACCTGCCcggttttgttttattcatcattcattttatctctGCCATGTATacattataaatatgtattcaaattaatttgataaaagtGTGTTagcgtgatttttttttcaaatattacgACGCAAATTGCTTgcaattatatttaataatgaCCAGTGACATTGGCAGTCGATATTGCAACTCTGACATACTCAATTAACGTAATTACTTTTCCGGTTTTAACAAGAATtatgttaaattaattgacaTAACActagaaaatttcaaattatatccacaacaaaacaatacaAACATGCTGATTCAGATAAACCACCCTCgtctatttatttaaatcgtcCAGTACTCCAAATTAACATCATGTTCTAAGAGACCAAGCCTCATCTGTAAAAAACCTACTTCTAGAGATTGAAGAGGATGGATGAAATTTATGATACAAACTCCTTTTCTAAGAATTTGATACAATTGGGTTTTCCAACAGAGCAATTTCATCATGACATTAATTTGCAAGTACTTaactatgtacatattttatatcTGCGTGAAGATTTTATTATCAGGTTGACAAGGGAAAATTGCGAAAATTGAGATAAGAAGGTAAATGCGCATTTTCAGCCAATTTATATGTATATACCTCATTACTTGCATCAAACGTTGCACTTGAACACCGATATCAAAAACTTTTCCacgtaaattttataaatgaaaacattttgcatCGAGCAGAGATGTACTTTCCGGTTGCATTTTTGTGTTGCATCTCCTTAGTCTTAGGTGAGTTTGTGTAACATCTTTGGTCAAGCGAAACAATTCGACCGTTGCTAAATCtgttgcaaattaaaattgttctttaAGGGGTCGCAACGGCAACATGTTTGTTCAGTTTGAGCTCAGACTTCGTCAACAACAACCCCATCATCCTCCTAAACGGCGACATTGTCAACCCCAACAACCCAGCCGGAAATATGATTCTGAGAGACGGCCAAACGATCCAGCTCTTGTGCTCCGGTCCAAGGAATTATCTCATGATGAGTGAAACCTTCGAACGAGTTATTGAAGCCACGTGCTTCAACGGCCAATTTAACTTGACCAACAACAGCAAAGAAAACTATCGCATTCAAGACCTAAAGTGTAAATTAGTACCTCAAGCCGACATAAGAGACGTGGGGCCTTGCAACGACATATTCCGGAACCTCCAAATCGGCTTCATGGTGAATGTTACCAAGTTCTTGGGCAAGATCGACGTGTGCTTCAACCCCCACAACTTGACGACGTACTGGACAAGACACGTGTTCCACATGTGCGAGTACTCTTGTCAGCTGGCGCCGTCCACAACTTTCAGGAgggatttttttaacgctacTACTCGTAATGTCAATAGGATTTACAGGAACAGCGGATACGATAAGGGTCACTTGAGCCCCAGATGTGATTTCTTCAGCGGGGCCGAGAAGAGAATGACGTTTTTTTACGTGAACACCTCGCCCCAAGTGAGAAACTTCAACCAGCAGAACTGGAAGAAGCTCGAAGCGGTGATCAGGACCGCTGCTAAGCGTGCCCACAAAAGGCTCTACGTTTACACAGGGTCGACAAAGCATGTTGGAGATCTGGAGAAAACTATTCCAGTGTCACTGTACTTCTGGAAAGTCATTATTGATAGTTGGTCTGGAAATGGAGTGGCTTTCGTTGGAGTGAACAATGTGGACTCAGATGTAAACAGTCCCTGTGATACGATCCCATGCAAAGGACTCAACTGGTTGAGTGATTTTATTCCACAAATGTCGAATGTTACAAGAGGAAAAATTTACTGCGCCTCCATTAATTCGTTGAAATATGTCCCAAATATAATATTACCAGATTTTGACGAATACACTGGTGGCTTACTGACAAAAatgtggtaaatttaataatgtctcaaataaaattgttacagGATTAAcgtttgtttgttgttaataataataatgaacgTCTTTATTTGCTCAAAAAGTACAAGCAAGATTAATAACAAAGGGAATTAAAATAGATATGAATCAATGGACCCAACAAGAGCGAAATGTGGAGAAGTCTAGTCAAGGCGACTCTTGGCTACGAtgtaataccgggtgatcaagaaggactgtttaagttggcaatacaattaagaacatttttttattcggctatttacaacgcttcaaccggatat comes from the Tenebrio molitor chromosome 9, icTenMoli1.1, whole genome shotgun sequence genome and includes:
- the LOC138137977 gene encoding uncharacterized protein, whose protein sequence is MYFPVAFLCCISLVLGVATATCLFSLSSDFVNNNPIILLNGDIVNPNNPAGNMILRDGQTIQLLCSGPRNYLMMSETFERVIEATCFNGQFNLTNNSKENYRIQDLKCKLVPQADIRDVGPCNDIFRNLQIGFMVNVTKFLGKIDVCFNPHNLTTYWTRHVFHMCEYSCQLAPSTTFRRDFFNATTRNVNRIYRNSGYDKGHLSPRCDFFSGAEKRMTFFYVNTSPQVRNFNQQNWKKLEAVIRTAAKRAHKRLYVYTGSTKHVGDLEKTIPVSLYFWKVIIDSWSGNGVAFVGVNNVDSDVNSPCDTIPCKGLNWLSDFIPQMSNVTRGKIYCASINSLKYVPNIILPDFDEYTGGLLTKMW